A part of Cannabis sativa cultivar Pink pepper isolate KNU-18-1 chromosome 6, ASM2916894v1, whole genome shotgun sequence genomic DNA contains:
- the LOC115694705 gene encoding serine/threonine-protein kinase/endoribonuclease IRE1a, with the protein MHQPRVISEKLTYFPERKIGQESHGGIAFEGSYEGRSVAIKRLQQANVKLVRKEIESLIKSDEHENIVRYYGVEQDLDFFYIALQRGTCNLDDFVKLCGDENNKDDPKRNLFGDDDIKPLTKHGRPTQFLLTLLSDIVEGVKYLHKLNIIHRNLKPQDILIFKGPGRVRAKISDMAITKLLPHNIYSITNSSTGCDAKDWQPAERLVPGQHISTAVDMFSIGCIFSFCITDGRSHPFDTHDGRELHLNIIENKMDLKFLSHFPEAEDLISKLISNDPKSRPTAADVSIHPMLWKSDTRISFIYQTNIKAREDLNSTFSQALNNINIGIINSNWENILDDLIKKDMQTRIQQRCNYNVSSILDLLRLQRNLFNHNKEKKILYQDWKWAECEDLESYFANTFPRLFIEMYKIIFQYHKQDEDFKKYFDESHNL; encoded by the exons ATGCATCAACCAAGAGTGATTAGCGAGAAATTGACCTATTTTCCAGAAAGAAAGATCGGTCAAGAAAGTCACGGCGGTATTGCGTTTGAGGGTTCATACGAGGGAAGAAGTGTTGCCATAAAACGACTTCAACAAGCTAATGTTAAATTGGTTCGTAAAGAGATTGAGAGTCTTATAAAATCGGATGAACACGAAAATATTGTGAGATATTATGGTGTGGAACAAGACTTGGATTTCTTCTACATAGCTCTACAACGTGGTACTTGCAATTTGGATGATTTTGTAAAATTGTGTGGTGATGAAAACAACAAAGATGATCCTAAAAGAAATCTATTTGGAGATGATGATATTAAACCACTCACCAAACATGGTCGACCAACTCAGTTCTTATTAACATTGTTGag TGATATTGTTGAAGGAGTTAAATATTTACACAAGTTGAACATAATACATCGAAATTTGAAGCCTCAAGACATTTTGATATTTAAAGGGCCTGGACGTGTTCGTGCAAAGATTTCTGATATGGCCATAACTAAATTACTTCCTCATAATATTTATTCTATCACCAATAGTTCAACAG GGTGTGACGCTAAAGATTGGCAACCAGCTGAACGTCTTGTACCGGGTCAGCACATAAGCACAGCGGTGGATATGTTTAGCATAGGTTGCATATTTTCGTTTTGTATCACCGATGGGCGTAGCCACCCCTTCGACACTCATGATGGTCGCGAACTTCATTTGAACATTATTGAGAACAAGATGGATTTGAAATTCCTCTCTCATTTTCCAGAAGctgaagatctcatttctaaatTAATAAGTAATGATCCAAAATCAAG GCCAACTGCAGCTGATGTGTCGATTCATCCAATGCTTTGGAAATCAGACACAAGGATATCGTTTATATATCAAACAAACATAAAAGCTAGGGAAGATTTGAACTCTACATTTTCACAAGCATTGaacaacattaacattggaATAATAAATTCTAACTGGGAAAATATTTTGGATGATCTAATAAAAAAGGATATGCAAACACGAATACAACAACGTTGCAACTATAATGTTTCGAGTATTTTAGACTTGTTGCGACTTCAACGTAACTTGTTCAAccacaataaagaaaaaaagatacTCTACCAG GATTGGAAATGGGCAGAATGTGAAGATTTAGAATCATACTTTGCAAACACATTTCCGAGACTCTTTATAGAAATGTACAAAATCATTTTCCAATACCATAAACAAGATGAAGACTTTAAGAAATACTTTGATGAAAGCCACAATTTGTAA
- the LOC115724629 gene encoding serine/threonine-protein kinase/endoribonuclease IRE1a, translating into MNFIMDDDQLHNSEDMESDYSDTNTNLNKPRVISEKLTYFPDKIIGQGSYGSIVFEGLFDGSSVAVKRLQLEYYKIVGKEIKALEKSKNQHPNIVRYYGVEKDSNFFYIALERGVCDLDVFMRLCTSRHDPNNVSPSELLLRNSLFGDHRTVPSIKFLCRPTHFLVKLMRDIVKGVEYLHSLKIMHRDLKPSNILIFKEEEEDESGISICAKICDMGISKPLPYNRSSITNTSYGTKGWQPPERINIHDQTNKISTAVDMFSLGCVLSFCITEGRSHPFDTRDGRNRNSNIADDKKNLEFLSYFGEAEDLISKLISKDPKSRPTAAEVLLHPMLWNSNVRNSFLYDISNRLVKLGRNSEFSKALEGIAIFDDLDRKILLIPIITYSYEFSKTLKTMGGTLQSYDLRSKRLLLTIDESKNISQEQLENNLANYGYDHFREWNFIDLLQSLGTLTHINIEGNIIEFDGQHLDGYIAPRFPKVFMEVYKVILNHYKEEEEFKSYFEEGMHA; encoded by the exons atgAATTTTATCATGGATGATGATCAATTACATAATTCAGAG GATATGGAAAGTGATTATTCAGATACTAATACTAATTTGAATAAGCCAAGAGTAATTAGTGAGAAATTAACATATTTTCCAGATAAAATAATTGGTCAAGGGAGCTATGGAAGCATTGTATTTGAGGGTTTATTCGACGGTTCAAGTGTTGCTGTGAAAAGGCTTCAATTAGAATACTACAAAATAGTTGGTAAAGAGATTAAGGCTCTCGAAAAATCGAAAAACCAACATCCAAATATTGTGAGGTATTATGGTGTGGAAAAAGATTCTAATTTCTTCTACATCGCTCTCGAGCGTggtgtttgtgatttggatgtgttcatgagATTGTGTACCTCTAGACATGATCCTAATAATGTTTCTCCTTCGGAATTACTACTACGCAATTCCTTATTTGGAGATCATCGAACGGTACCATCTATCAAATTTTTATGTCGTCCTACTCATTTCTTAGTAAAATTGATGag GGATATTGTGAAAGGTGTTGAATATTTACATAGCTTGAAAATAATGCATCGTGATTTGAAGCCTAGTAACATTTTGAtatttaaagaagaagaagaagatgaaagtGGTATTTCTATATGTGCAAAGATTTGTGATATGGGCATAAGTAAGCCACTTCCTTATAATAGATCTTCAATCACTAACACATCATATGGCACCAAAGGTTGGCAACCACCTGAAAGAATCAACATTCATGATCAAACAAACAAGATAAGCACAGCCGTCGATATGTTTAGTTTAGGTTGCGTACTCTCTTTTTGTATCACTGAGGGGCGTAGCCACCCCTTCGACACTCGTGATGGTCGCAATCGTAATTCAAACATTGCTGATGACAAGAAGAACTTGGAGTTCCTCTCATATTTCGGAGAAGctgaagatctcatttctaaatTAATAAGTAAAGATCCTAAATCGAG GCCAACTGCAGCCGAAGTGTTGCTCCATCCAATGCTATGGAATTCCAATGTGAGAAACTCTTTTTTATATGACATAAGCAATAGATTGGTAAAATTGGGTAGGAACTCTGAATTTTCAAAAGCATTGGAGGGAATTGCCATATTTGATGATTTGGATAGAAAGATCTTGCTTATACCAATTATAACTTATAGTTATGAATTTTCGAAAACGTTGAAGACAATGGGAGGAACACTTCAAAGCTACGATCTTCGTTCGAAAAGGCTTTTGCTAACGATAGACGAGAGCAAAAATATTTCACAAGAGCAACTCGAAAATAATTTGGCGAATTACGGTTACGATCACTTTCGCGAATGGAATTTTATAGACTTGTTGCAATCTCTAGGAACTTTGACTCACATCAATATTGAAGGAAATATTATTGAG tTTGATGGTCAACATTTAGATGGATACATTGCACCAAGATTTCCGAAAGTGTTTATGGAAGTGTACAAAGTCATACTCAATCACTACAAAGAGGAGGAAGAGTTCAAGAGCTATTTTGAAGAAGGCATGCATGCATAA
- the LOC115695578 gene encoding cellulose synthase-like protein E1 codes for MRMGKMENNNDEKMSLFESKKGRGRMIYRVFGSSIFVGICVIWFYRLSFIPKQGQIGRWAWIGLLAAELWFGFYWILTQSHRWNQLYRNTFKDKLSQRFDDSELPCVDIFVCTADPTIEPPLMVINTVLSVMSYDYPSEKLSVYLSDDGASDLTFYALIEASNFAKHWIPYCKKYQIEPRSPAAYFKSNISSSSSSFIKDSHDQARAFVIIKEIYEEMATRIEKVTKWGQLSEEDKSKHNAFTFSHWDSSWSRSNHHTILQIIIDGREQNGKDVGGCTLPTLVYLAREKRPQFHHNFKAGAMNALIRVSSEISNGEIILNVDCDMYTNNSQSIKDALCFLLDEEQGHEIAYVQFPQKFENVTKNDLYGNDLRTISSVEFHGLDGYGGPLYIGSGCFHRRDVLSGRKFGTKFEKEEKKENRERESVRELEEKAKELASCSCEKNSLWGKEMGLKYGCPVEDVITGLSIQSQGWKSVYCNPTRPAFLGVAPTSLDQVLVQHKRWSEGDLLIMLSKYSPAWYAYNKISLGLQLGYSAYCLWAPNCLATLYYSFIPSLYLLNATPLFPKVSSPWIIPFVYVIFAKYTYSLVEFLWSGGTVLGWWNEQRIWLYKRTTSYLFAFIDTILNLLGVTNSAFVITAKVTDEDVSERFEKEIMEFGTTSPMFTILAVLATINLFCFIGVAKEVVVGKDIARVFETMPMQILLCGVLILINLPL; via the exons atgagaatgggaaaaatggaaaataataatgatgaaaAAATGTCATTATTTGAGAGCAAAAAAGGTAGAGGAAGAATGATATACAGAGTATTTGGTTCATCTATATTTgttggtatttgtgtaatttggTTTTACAGATTGAGTTTTATACCAAAACAAGGCCAAATTGGAAGATGGGCTTGGATTGGTTTACTTGCAGCTGAACTCTGGTTTGGTTTCTACTGGATTTTAACTCAATCTCATCGTTGGAATCAACTCTATAGAAATACTTTTAAGGATAAGCTTTCTCAAag ATTTGATGATAGTGAATTACCATGTGTGGATATATTTGTATGCACAGCAGATCCAACAATAGAGCCACCATTAATGGTGATAAATACAGTTTTATCAGTGATGAGTTATGATTATCCAAGTGAGAAATTGAGTGTTTATTTATCTGATGATGGAGCTTCTGATCTTACTTTCTATGCCCTAATAGAGGCTTCAAATTTTGCCAAACATTGGATTCCATATTGTAAGAAATATCAAATAGAGCCAAGATCACCAGCTGCCTATTTCAAATCCAATATTTcgtcttcttcgtcttcttttataaaagattctcaTGATCAAGCTCGTGCATTTGTTATTATCAAG gaaatttatgaagagatgGCAACTAGGATTGAGAAAGTGACAAAATGGGGCCAATTATCAGAAGAAGACAAGTCAAAACACAATGCCTTCACTTTCTCACATTGGGACTCATCTTGGTCTAGGAGTAACCACCACACCATTCTTCAA ATAATAATTGATGGGAGAGAACAAAATGGGAAAGATGTTGGTGGTTGTACACTGCCAACTTTAGTATATTTGGCAAGAGAGAAAAGGCCACAATTTCACCATAACTTCAAAGCTGGAGCTATGAATGCATTG ATTAGAGTATCTTCTGAGATTAGTAATGGAGAAATCATTCTTAATGTGGATTGTGATATGTACACAAACAACTCTCAATCCATAAAAGATGCCCTTTGTTTCTTACTAGATGAAGAACAAGGCCATGAGATTGCATATGTACAATTCCCACAAAAATTTGAGAATGTTACCAAGAATGATTTGTATGGTAATGATCTTAGAACAATAAGTAGT GTTGAATTCCATGGTCTTGATGGCTATGGAGGGCCCCTTTATATTGGAAGTGGTTGTTTTCATAGAAGAGATGTTCTTAGTGGAAGGAAATTTGGTACCAAGTTTGAGAAggaagagaagaaagaaaaccgagaaagagaaagtgttcGAGAGTTAGAAGAGAAAGCGAAGGAGCTAGCGAgttgttcttgtgagaaaaactCTCTTTGGGGAAAAGAG ATGGGATTGAAATATGGATGCCCAGTTGAAGATGTAATAACAGGGCTATCAATCCAAAGCCAAGGATGGAAATCAGTGTATTGCAATCCAACAAGACCAGCTTTCTTAGGTGTGGCTCCAACCTCATTGGACCAAGTGCTTGTGCAGCACAAGAGATGGTCAGAAGGTGATCTTTTGATCATGTTGTCCAAATACAGCCCAGCTTGGTATGCTTACAACAAAATCAGCTTAGGTCTTCAACTTGGATATTCTGCCTATTGTCTTTGGGCTCCTAATTGTTTGGCTACTCTCTATTACTCATTTATACCTTCACTTTACCTTCTCAATGCCACTCCTTTGTttccaaag GTCTCTAGTCCATGGATTATACCATTTGTCTATGTGATTTTTGCCAAGTACACATATAGTCTTGTAGAATTTCTATGGTCTGGTGGGACAGTCTTAGGTTGGTGGAATGAGCAAAGAATTTGGCTTTACAAGAGAACAACATCCTACCTATTTGCCTTCATTGACACAATTCTAAACTTGCTTGGAGTTACAAACTCAGCATTTGTCATCACGGCCAAAGTAACAGACGAAGATGTCTCTGAGAGATTCGAGAAGGAAATCATGGAATTCGGGACAACCTCACCGATGTTCACCATACTTGCAGTGCTCGCCACAATCAACCTCTTTTGCTTTATCGGGGTAGCAAAAGAAGTAGTCGTCGGAAAGGATATTGCCAGGGTTTTCGAGACTATGCCTATGCAAATTTTGTTGTGTGGGGTTTTGATCCTAATAAACTTGCCTTTGTAG
- the LOC115695685 gene encoding transmembrane emp24 domain-containing protein p24beta2 has translation MMKWGLWILVAFLLSVETTLGIRFVVDREECFSHDVQYEGDTVHVSFVVIKIDSSWHYSQEGVDLVVKGPTGDQIHDFRDKTSEKFEFVAQRKGVHRFCFTNKSPYHETIDFDVHVNHFSYFDQHAKDEHLNPLLEHIQKLEEALWNVQFEQHWLEAQTERQATLNESMGKRAVQKAFFESAALVGASFLQVFILRRLFEKKLGMSRV, from the exons ATGATGAAATGGGGTTTATGGATTTTGGTGGCTTTTTTGTTGAGTGTGGAAACAACTTTGGGGATTAGATTTGTTGTTGATAGAGAAGAGTGTTTTTCTCATGATGTTCAGTATGAAGGAGATACAGTTCATGTTTCTTTTGTTGTCATCAAGATCGATTCTTCTTGGCATTATAGTCAAGAAGGTGTTGACCTCGTG GTGAAAGGACCAACAGGAGATCAAATCCACGATTTTCGTGACAAAACGAGTGAAAAGTTCGAATTTGTTGCCCAACGAAAAGGAGTTCACCGATTTTGCTTTACTAACAAATCTCCTTATCATGAAACCATAGATTTTGATGTACATGTTAACCATTTTTCATACTTTGACCAACACGCGAAAGATG AGCACTTAAACCCTTTGTTAGAACATATTCAAAAGTTGGAGGAAGCTCTATGGAACGTTCAGTTTGAACAACATTGGCTCGAAGCTCAAACCGAAAGACAAGCAACAT TGAATGAGTCAATGGGCAAGAGAGCAGTTCAGAAGGCTTTCTTTGAATCGGCCGCACTAGTAGGAGCGAGTTTTCTCCAAGTTTTTATTCTTCGACGCCTTTTTGAAAAGAAGCTCGGAATGTCTAGGGTCTAA
- the LOC115694857 gene encoding protein NOI4 isoform X1, with the protein MSQEKGRPLPKFGEWDVNDPASAEGFTVIFNKARDEKKTGGKPESPGKTDSNIKPAADPAKPPQSKKWFCCIQDPPAES; encoded by the exons ATGTCG CAGGAAAAGGGTCGACCGCTACCAAAATTCGGTGAATGGGATGTTAACGATCCTGCTTCAGCCGAGGGATTTACTGTAATCTTTAACAAGGCTAGAGATGAAAAGAAGACAGGTGGCAAACCTGAATCACCGGGAAAGACCGATTCTAATATCAAGCCAGCAGCAGATCCTGCCAAGCCTCCTCAGTCT AAAAAATGGTTTTGCTGCATTCAAGATCCACCTGCAGAAtcctga
- the LOC115694857 gene encoding protein NOI4 isoform X2: protein MSEKGRPLPKFGEWDVNDPASAEGFTVIFNKARDEKKTGGKPESPGKTDSNIKPAADPAKPPQSKKWFCCIQDPPAES, encoded by the exons ATGTCG GAAAAGGGTCGACCGCTACCAAAATTCGGTGAATGGGATGTTAACGATCCTGCTTCAGCCGAGGGATTTACTGTAATCTTTAACAAGGCTAGAGATGAAAAGAAGACAGGTGGCAAACCTGAATCACCGGGAAAGACCGATTCTAATATCAAGCCAGCAGCAGATCCTGCCAAGCCTCCTCAGTCT AAAAAATGGTTTTGCTGCATTCAAGATCCACCTGCAGAAtcctga